In a genomic window of Passer domesticus isolate bPasDom1 chromosome 3, bPasDom1.hap1, whole genome shotgun sequence:
- the CCDC167 gene encoding coiled-coil domain-containing protein 167 isoform X2 codes for MIDGLEEKLARCRQSMEEVDLKLRREKLSPEGRKSLERERNLLMTKADNYEKELSVLRKENRKNAALAVAMALLIALIYACWTM; via the exons ATG ATTGATGGATTGGAGGAGAAGCTGGCACGCTGCAGACAGAGCATGGAAGAGGTGGACCTTAAACTGCGCAGGGAGAAGCTCAGCCCCGAAGGAAG AAAGTCACTGGAGAGAGAGCGAAACTTACTAATGACCAAAGCTGACAACTATG agaaagaaCTGAGTGTGCTTCGTAAGGAAAATCGCAAGAATGCTGCCCTTGCTGTGGCCATGGCATTGCTGATTGCTCTTATTTACGCCTGCTGGACAATGTGA